CGCCTCCGAGCAGCGGCACGATCCACCCGACACCGCGGTCGGTACTGCCGATGGCGAGCCGTCACGCCGAGAGGAGTCGACGGTCGCGGCCTCGCGGGGCGTGGACGCGGCCGAGGCGCGGCAGGTCGCGGAACGGGCTCGCGAGCAGGCATGGGAGCGCCCCAGCTTCGGGCGCCAGCTGTTCCTGGGGGACCTCGACCTCGACCTCATCCACCCGCTGCCACGACCGAGCGCAGAGGACCGAGCTGCCGGGGAGGAGTTCCTGGAGCGGTTCGAGCGCTACCTCACCGAGAACGTCGACCCCAAGGCCATCGAGCGTGACGCGATGATCCCGGTCGAGGCCATCGACGGGCTGCGCGAGCTCGGCGCGCTGGGGATGAAGATCCCGACCGAGTACGGCGGACTGGGCCTGTCCACGACCTACTACCTCCGTGCTCTCGCACTCGCTGGGTCGTGGCACGCATCGCTGTCGGCGCTGCTGTCGGCGCACCAGTCGATCGGCGTGCCCCAGCCGGTGGCGCTCGCGGGCACCGAGGAGCAGAAGAGGGAGTGGCTGCCCAGGTGCACCCGTGAGATCAGCGCGTTCCTGCTCACCGAGCCCGACGTGGGCTCGGACCCCGCCCGGCTGTCCGCGTCGGCGACGCCGACGGAGGACGGCAGCGGCTACGTGCTCAACGGGGTGAAGCTGTGGACCACCAACGGGGTCATCGCCGACCTCGCCGTCGTGATGGCGCGGGTTCCCGAACACGAGCACGGGCCCGGTGGCATCAGCGCCTTCATCGTCGAGTGCGACGCCCCCGGCGTGGTGGTCGAGCACCGCAACGAGTTCATGGGCTTACGCGGCATCGAGAACGGCGTCACCCGGTTCACCGACGTCCGGGTGCCGCGTGAGAACCGCATCGGCGGCGAGGGCGAGGGCCTCAAGATCGCCCTCCAGACGCTGAACACGGGCCGGCTGTCGCTGCCGGCGATCTGCTCGGCCGCCGGCAAGTGGGCGCTCAAGATCGCCCGTGAGTGGAGCGCCGAGCGGGTGCAGTGGGGCAGCCCGATCGGCCAGCACGAGGCCGTCGCGGAGATGATCTCGTTCATCGCCGGAACGGCGTTCGGGATGGACGCGGTCGTGGAGGTGTCCTCCGCGCTCGCCGACGAAGGCGGCAAGGACATCCGCATCGAGGCCGCCATCGCCAAGCTCTGGGCCAGCGAGATGGCGTGGCAGGTCAGCGACGTGCTTATGCAGATCCGCGGCGGACGCGGCTACGAAACCGCTGCTTCGCTCGAACGCCGCGGGGAGCGCCCCGTGCCGGTCGAGCAGGTGATGCGCGATCTGCGTATCAACCGCATCTTCGAGGGCTCCAGCGAGATCATGAAGCTGCTCATCGCCCGTGAGGCGGTCGATCAGCACCTGTCGGTCGCGGGCGAGCTCATCGAGCCGGATGCGACCGTCGGTGAGAAGGCCCGCACCGCGGCCGCGGCGGCACGGTTCTACGCCGGATGGCTGCCCGGTCTGCTCGTCGGACGCGGCACCGTTCCCATCG
The Actinomycetota bacterium genome window above contains:
- a CDS encoding acyl-CoA dehydrogenase family protein; translated protein: MPPINDLDQEPTVDADSRPEAIASEQRHDPPDTAVGTADGEPSRREESTVAASRGVDAAEARQVAERAREQAWERPSFGRQLFLGDLDLDLIHPLPRPSAEDRAAGEEFLERFERYLTENVDPKAIERDAMIPVEAIDGLRELGALGMKIPTEYGGLGLSTTYYLRALALAGSWHASLSALLSAHQSIGVPQPVALAGTEEQKREWLPRCTREISAFLLTEPDVGSDPARLSASATPTEDGSGYVLNGVKLWTTNGVIADLAVVMARVPEHEHGPGGISAFIVECDAPGVVVEHRNEFMGLRGIENGVTRFTDVRVPRENRIGGEGEGLKIALQTLNTGRLSLPAICSAAGKWALKIAREWSAERVQWGSPIGQHEAVAEMISFIAGTAFGMDAVVEVSSALADEGGKDIRIEAAIAKLWASEMAWQVSDVLMQIRGGRGYETAASLERRGERPVPVEQVMRDLRINRIFEGSSEIMKLLIAREAVDQHLSVAGELIEPDATVGEKARTAAAAARFYAGWLPGLLVGRGTVPIGYSSEFGSLGEHLRYVERTARKLARHLFAAMSRWQAKLERKQSFLGRIVDIGAEMYAIAAACTYARALADEGMGDPAAVRDLADLFCRQSRRRIEQSFDALWDNDDDLGYDLAQRTLEGEMMWLEWGFLDPSGDGPLVGEPAPSPDVRHDHPAAPTPAGSAG